A single region of the Moorena sp. SIOASIH genome encodes:
- a CDS encoding pentapeptide repeat-containing protein, translating into MFKCHQPFISIEKKFLEPVLDYLNRLALLEILGLVGNLSLLVGVIVFIAGEQDRRNAEVYQAWQVVTAAYDQAGSGGRKEALEFLNSEPRRIPWFWLTWRRQSLEGLEAPKAYLRGVQLSDAELVNANLQQANLFAANLQKANLYAAKLQKADLSKANLKDARLYRANLQGASLSEAQLQKARLYRANLQQAILDAANLHNASLLVTNLQQSYLEEANLQKAILFKANLSGADLSGADLQQARFSRTNLQEADLSGANLKETDLSRANLQDALYSDETTSEAACEILYITYPCPTIFPEGFDPKAAGMKLIKEEEDIPEG; encoded by the coding sequence GCCATCAACCTTTCATCAGCATAGAAAAAAAGTTTTTAGAGCCTGTTCTGGATTATCTGAATAGATTAGCATTGCTAGAAATTTTAGGACTAGTGGGTAATCTATCTCTACTTGTTGGTGTGATTGTCTTTATTGCTGGTGAGCAGGATAGACGAAATGCTGAAGTTTATCAGGCATGGCAAGTAGTTACAGCAGCCTATGACCAAGCTGGCAGTGGCGGCAGAAAAGAAGCTCTGGAATTCCTAAACTCAGAACCAAGGCGTATTCCCTGGTTTTGGTTGACCTGGCGGAGACAGAGCTTAGAGGGTTTAGAGGCTCCAAAAGCTTATTTGAGAGGAGTTCAGCTCTCTGATGCGGAGCTAGTTAACGCTAATTTACAACAAGCTAATTTATTTGCAGCTAATTTACAGAAAGCTAATTTATATGCAGCTAAATTACAGAAAGCTGATTTATCTAAAGCTAATTTAAAAGACGCTCGTCTATATAGAGCGAATTTACAGGGAGCTAGTTTATCTGAAGCTCAGTTACAGAAAGCTCGTTTATATAGAGCGAATTTACAACAAGCTATTTTAGATGCAGCTAATTTACATAACGCTAGTTTATTAGTAACTAATTTACAGCAATCTTATTTAGAGGAAGCTAACTTACAGAAAGCTATTTTATTTAAAGCTAATTTATCAGGAGCTGATTTATCAGGAGCTGATTTACAGCAAGCTCGTTTCTCTAGAACTAATTTACAGGAAGCTGATTTATCGGGAGCTAATTTAAAGGAAACTGATTTATCTAGAGCTAATTTACAAGACGCACTTTATTCAGACGAAACAACATCGGAAGCTGCATGTGAAATACTTTACATTACCTATCCTTGTCCCACGATATTTCCTGAAGGTTTTGACCCTAAAGCTGCTGGCATGAAGTTAATCAAGGAAGAGGAAGATATACCTGAAGGATAA